A part of Primulina eburnea isolate SZY01 chromosome 10, ASM2296580v1, whole genome shotgun sequence genomic DNA contains:
- the LOC140803077 gene encoding uncharacterized protein isoform X2 has translation MSSGEGRKLTNQDIQLVQNRVEQCLQHYMDKKEVISTLIIHDNIEPCLTELVWQRLEEENQEFFKAYYLKLLVKDQIMEFNRLLSEQVELMHQIGFSEVAPLLTSNGTNISPTHEISATCTTPYTRPLTTNDMQQKFVFHNCGTPIQSCLEGTINAFGQRRKFDVTPNMFMSQNSNVVLAPPMNRKIVKTEAGYTGSSPFDIVPPSNFLESRPLMCDASVTSFCPVGATEQHLNSMVLDGDASSYGLLNQISQTLGLPELTTDFNYLLESICRTPFIETEANNVFVLTNGDVGRLNPASENFPYQYFGGE, from the exons ATGTCTAGCGGGGAGGGAAGAAAACTCACAAATCAAGATATACAGCTG GTGCAAAATCGTGTAGAACAGTGTCTCCAACACTACATGGACAAAAAAGAAGTCATAAGTACTCTTATCATTCACGACAATATTGAGCCATGTTTGACTGAACTAG TTTGGCAGaggcttgaagaagaaaatcaagAGTTTTTCAAGGCTTATTATCTTAAGTTGTTGGTGAAGGACCAAATAATGGAATTCAACAGGTTACTTTCGGAACAGGTGGAGCTGATGCATCAAATTGGTTTTAGTGAGGTTGCCCCTCTGCTCACGTCTAATGGGACTAACATTTCACCAA CGCACGAGATCTCCGCAACATGTACAACACCTTATACTCGACCCTTGACAACCAATGATATGCAGCAGAAATTTGTGTTTCATAATTGCGGAACACCGATTCAATCCTGTCTAGAGGGAACTATTAAtgcgtttggtcagaggagaaAATTTGATGTTACACCAAACATGTTCATGTCTCAAAACTCAAATGTGGTATTGGCTCCACCTATGAATAGGAAGATTGTCAAGACAGAAGCTGGTTATACGGGCAGTTCCCCTTTCGATATCGTTCCACCGAGCAATTTTCTGGAATCACGCCCTCTGATGTGTGATGCATCTGTAACGTCTTTCTGTCCTGTAGGAGCTACTGAGCAACATTTAAATAGCATGGTCTTGGATGGTGATGCTTCTTCATATGGACTTCTCAATCAGATTTCTCAGACTTTAGGTCTACCCGAGTTAACTACTGATTTTAATT ATTTGCTGGAAAGTATTTGTAGGACTCCCTTCATAGAAACAGAAGCCAATAACGTCTTTGTGCTAACCAATG GAGATGTTGGGAGATTGAACCCTGCGTCTGAAAATTTTCCGTATCAATATTTTGGTGGCGAATAA
- the LOC140803077 gene encoding uncharacterized protein isoform X3 yields the protein MVWQRLEEENQEFFKAYYLKLLVKDQIMEFNRLLSEQVELMHQIGFSEVAPLLTSNGTNISPTHEISATCTTPYTRPLTTNDMQQKFVFHNCGTPIQSCLEGTINAFGQRRKFDVTPNMFMSQNSNVVLAPPMNRKIVKTEAGYTGSSPFDIVPPSNFLESRPLMCDASVTSFCPVGATEQHLNSMVLDGDASSYGLLNQISQTLGLPELTTDFNCNSDLLESICRTPFIETEANNVFVLTNGDVGRLNPASENFPYQYFGGE from the exons ATGG TTTGGCAGaggcttgaagaagaaaatcaagAGTTTTTCAAGGCTTATTATCTTAAGTTGTTGGTGAAGGACCAAATAATGGAATTCAACAGGTTACTTTCGGAACAGGTGGAGCTGATGCATCAAATTGGTTTTAGTGAGGTTGCCCCTCTGCTCACGTCTAATGGGACTAACATTTCACCAA CGCACGAGATCTCCGCAACATGTACAACACCTTATACTCGACCCTTGACAACCAATGATATGCAGCAGAAATTTGTGTTTCATAATTGCGGAACACCGATTCAATCCTGTCTAGAGGGAACTATTAAtgcgtttggtcagaggagaaAATTTGATGTTACACCAAACATGTTCATGTCTCAAAACTCAAATGTGGTATTGGCTCCACCTATGAATAGGAAGATTGTCAAGACAGAAGCTGGTTATACGGGCAGTTCCCCTTTCGATATCGTTCCACCGAGCAATTTTCTGGAATCACGCCCTCTGATGTGTGATGCATCTGTAACGTCTTTCTGTCCTGTAGGAGCTACTGAGCAACATTTAAATAGCATGGTCTTGGATGGTGATGCTTCTTCATATGGACTTCTCAATCAGATTTCTCAGACTTTAGGTCTACCCGAGTTAACTACTGATTTTAATTGTAACTCAG ATTTGCTGGAAAGTATTTGTAGGACTCCCTTCATAGAAACAGAAGCCAATAACGTCTTTGTGCTAACCAATG GAGATGTTGGGAGATTGAACCCTGCGTCTGAAAATTTTCCGTATCAATATTTTGGTGGCGAATAA
- the LOC140803077 gene encoding uncharacterized protein isoform X1, with protein MSSGEGRKLTNQDIQLVQNRVEQCLQHYMDKKEVISTLIIHDNIEPCLTELVWQRLEEENQEFFKAYYLKLLVKDQIMEFNRLLSEQVELMHQIGFSEVAPLLTSNGTNISPTHEISATCTTPYTRPLTTNDMQQKFVFHNCGTPIQSCLEGTINAFGQRRKFDVTPNMFMSQNSNVVLAPPMNRKIVKTEAGYTGSSPFDIVPPSNFLESRPLMCDASVTSFCPVGATEQHLNSMVLDGDASSYGLLNQISQTLGLPELTTDFNCNSDLLESICRTPFIETEANNVFVLTNGDVGRLNPASENFPYQYFGGE; from the exons ATGTCTAGCGGGGAGGGAAGAAAACTCACAAATCAAGATATACAGCTG GTGCAAAATCGTGTAGAACAGTGTCTCCAACACTACATGGACAAAAAAGAAGTCATAAGTACTCTTATCATTCACGACAATATTGAGCCATGTTTGACTGAACTAG TTTGGCAGaggcttgaagaagaaaatcaagAGTTTTTCAAGGCTTATTATCTTAAGTTGTTGGTGAAGGACCAAATAATGGAATTCAACAGGTTACTTTCGGAACAGGTGGAGCTGATGCATCAAATTGGTTTTAGTGAGGTTGCCCCTCTGCTCACGTCTAATGGGACTAACATTTCACCAA CGCACGAGATCTCCGCAACATGTACAACACCTTATACTCGACCCTTGACAACCAATGATATGCAGCAGAAATTTGTGTTTCATAATTGCGGAACACCGATTCAATCCTGTCTAGAGGGAACTATTAAtgcgtttggtcagaggagaaAATTTGATGTTACACCAAACATGTTCATGTCTCAAAACTCAAATGTGGTATTGGCTCCACCTATGAATAGGAAGATTGTCAAGACAGAAGCTGGTTATACGGGCAGTTCCCCTTTCGATATCGTTCCACCGAGCAATTTTCTGGAATCACGCCCTCTGATGTGTGATGCATCTGTAACGTCTTTCTGTCCTGTAGGAGCTACTGAGCAACATTTAAATAGCATGGTCTTGGATGGTGATGCTTCTTCATATGGACTTCTCAATCAGATTTCTCAGACTTTAGGTCTACCCGAGTTAACTACTGATTTTAATTGTAACTCAG ATTTGCTGGAAAGTATTTGTAGGACTCCCTTCATAGAAACAGAAGCCAATAACGTCTTTGTGCTAACCAATG GAGATGTTGGGAGATTGAACCCTGCGTCTGAAAATTTTCCGTATCAATATTTTGGTGGCGAATAA